A window of uncultured Methanoregula sp. genomic DNA:
ATTCCAGTATCGCGGCCTCCGCAAAACCCACGATATCGACTGCGCAGAAGGCAGCATCAACCACTCTTACCGGGTGGACCACGACCATTAATGAAAACGAAGTACTGGAATATTACGTGGATTCCTGCACGACTTGCACCCGGCTTACCCTGATCCTATCCGTGACCCGGTGATAGAATGACAACAGTTGTTATCACCTCATCGCAATCATGGACCGTCCCGGCAGGGATCACCAAAGTCCACATTGAGATGATCGGGCCCGGGGGGAGTGGTGGGAACGGGGGTTCCGGATCATCCTCTCACTATGGCAATGGAGGAGCCGGGGGCGGTGCCGGCGAACACATCTCTCAAGACGTGGATGTAACCCCGGGTGGAAACTATAGCATCGTATCCGGAGGCGCGGGTGCATCGGCATTCGGGGTTTCCGCGTCTGCAGGGTCCACCGGGGCGAATGGGTTAAACGGAGCGAACGGTGGAACTGGCAGCGGCGGCGGTGGCGGTAGTTCTGGGTGGACGTACGGATCATACCCCTCTGCATCTAATGGCGGCAACGCATACTTCAACGGGGGATCGGGCGGTGCGGGCTACGGTGCAGGAGGCGGAGGCGGAGGCGGCGGGGCTCTCTATGATGGCGGAGGTGGATCCGGTGGTGGCGGGGCACCCGGTCTGGTTGTCATCACATACGAACTCCCGACAGCAACCATCACAGGGGCAACACCCTCATCCGGGGATGCACCCTTGGCAGTCTCGTTCACCGGGACGGGTACCGGTACCCCGACCTCTTATGTCTGGACATTCGGGGATGGCAACACCTCGACCTCTCAAAACCCCTCGCATACGTACAACATTTCCGGAACTCAAAACGTAACCTTCCGCGTGTATAATCTCTACGGTTATGCCGACGCCACGACAACAATTACCGTGAGGGCAAAACCGAGTGCATACGGCCAGATCATAACTGCAGACTGGCAGAGAATGGGCTGAGAGAGAGCTGCACTATTTTTCGAC
This region includes:
- a CDS encoding PKD domain-containing protein, which translates into the protein MTTVVITSSQSWTVPAGITKVHIEMIGPGGSGGNGGSGSSSHYGNGGAGGGAGEHISQDVDVTPGGNYSIVSGGAGASAFGVSASAGSTGANGLNGANGGTGSGGGGGSSGWTYGSYPSASNGGNAYFNGGSGGAGYGAGGGGGGGGALYDGGGGSGGGGAPGLVVITYELPTATITGATPSSGDAPLAVSFTGTGTGTPTSYVWTFGDGNTSTSQNPSHTYNISGTQNVTFRVYNLYGYADATTTITVRAKPSAYGQIITADWQRMG